A genomic stretch from Deinococcus metalli includes:
- a CDS encoding ParA family protein → MIITVAGFKGGVAKTTTAVHLAAFLNRLAPTLLVDGDTNRSASLWASQGGLPFTVVPETQAMKYSRQFDHIVIDTGARPTADELRDLVGGCDLLVLPTNPEAMSLDALLQTTEALQNLGGTYRILLTLVPPVPSREGEEARALLTAERLPVMRASIRHTSAFRHASAQGVPVYDVKGSKSAKLAWLDYERAAAEIVTAAGGSA, encoded by the coding sequence ATGATCATCACTGTCGCGGGATTCAAGGGCGGCGTGGCGAAGACGACCACGGCCGTGCATCTGGCCGCATTTCTGAACCGGCTTGCTCCGACGCTGCTGGTGGACGGAGATACCAACCGCAGCGCGTCGCTGTGGGCCTCGCAGGGCGGCCTGCCGTTCACGGTGGTGCCGGAAACGCAGGCCATGAAGTACTCCCGGCAGTTCGACCACATCGTGATCGATACCGGAGCCCGACCCACCGCCGACGAGCTGCGGGACCTTGTCGGCGGGTGCGACCTGCTCGTGTTACCCACCAATCCGGAGGCGATGAGCCTGGACGCGCTGCTACAGACCACCGAAGCCCTCCAGAACCTGGGCGGGACCTACCGCATCCTGCTCACGCTGGTTCCCCCAGTACCCTCGCGCGAAGGCGAGGAGGCGCGCGCGCTATTGACCGCGGAGCGGTTGCCGGTCATGCGGGCCTCTATCCGGCATACGTCGGCTTTCCGCCACGCCAGCGCTCAGGGGGTGCCGGTGTACGACGTCAAGGGCTCGAAGTCGGCCAAGCTGGCATGGCTGGACTACGAACGGGCAGCCGCAGAAATCGTGACAGCCGCAGGCGGAAGCGCATGA
- a CDS encoding replication initiator protein A, whose translation MTSKLTRFDELNLSRLNLISAVDQADTNEWDVTFESQGRIVRVQCEALPKYAVPHGLDSDVTAALINLFIELGEPEDGRFTVSGTTLLKLCGWHNTGKYHAILRNCLERLHTSSYSVSGGWRDHPKGRWTHAKFHFIESLDFSSSDRSGAFDERTMISGRLADAIVASIRSGYVKPLDTEFMLSLSRPRTRALYRILDGARFDPQNPEQPLDTLDVNLIEWADQCKIPSTVPGNIRRALSSPHDELVKRGYLRSVTVTGRGKEQQIRYEFVREFTPMDAVLARRFRTYGVADGVARKLVREHGRAFLIQCMDRFDVLVRDNVLVVKKSKAAALMHLIAHPDEYPYPAAKAAAPALPAQGRKAARMEPLLEMPSIADEFRDLPADQVAEKAISRLNFHYRRLLDVSDLDLLRQAVLDGEMDVVKLLEDAMAAVAKLQKDEFARELKWRLGKL comes from the coding sequence GTGACGTCAAAGCTGACCAGGTTCGACGAGCTGAACCTGTCCCGACTCAACCTGATTTCGGCGGTCGATCAGGCCGACACGAATGAGTGGGATGTCACCTTCGAGTCGCAGGGCCGGATCGTGCGAGTACAATGCGAGGCACTCCCTAAATACGCCGTCCCACACGGCCTGGACAGCGATGTCACCGCTGCCCTGATCAATCTGTTCATCGAGCTCGGGGAGCCTGAGGACGGCCGGTTCACCGTGAGCGGAACGACGCTCCTGAAGCTATGTGGATGGCACAACACCGGCAAATACCACGCGATCCTGCGCAACTGTCTGGAGCGCCTCCATACGTCGTCATACAGCGTCAGCGGAGGATGGCGGGATCATCCCAAAGGGCGATGGACACACGCAAAATTCCACTTCATCGAATCGCTCGATTTCAGTTCCAGCGACCGCAGCGGCGCCTTCGACGAACGGACCATGATTTCCGGCCGCCTGGCAGACGCGATTGTCGCCAGCATCCGCAGCGGCTACGTCAAGCCGCTGGATACGGAATTCATGCTGTCCCTGTCGCGCCCACGCACACGTGCCCTCTACCGCATCCTGGACGGAGCGCGCTTCGATCCACAGAATCCTGAACAGCCCCTCGACACGCTGGACGTCAACCTCATCGAGTGGGCCGACCAGTGCAAGATTCCCAGTACCGTGCCCGGCAACATCCGCCGGGCGCTCTCGTCTCCGCACGATGAGCTCGTCAAACGCGGCTACCTGCGCTCCGTCACCGTGACGGGCCGTGGTAAGGAGCAGCAGATTCGCTACGAATTCGTCCGCGAGTTCACACCCATGGACGCTGTCCTGGCGCGGCGGTTCCGCACATACGGCGTGGCGGACGGCGTGGCCCGGAAACTGGTGCGCGAGCACGGCCGGGCCTTCCTGATCCAGTGCATGGACCGCTTCGACGTGCTGGTGCGTGACAACGTCCTGGTCGTCAAGAAGTCCAAGGCGGCCGCCCTGATGCACCTGATCGCGCATCCCGACGAGTATCCCTATCCGGCCGCGAAGGCGGCGGCACCCGCGCTGCCCGCACAGGGCCGCAAGGCTGCCCGCATGGAACCCCTGCTGGAGATGCCGAGCATCGCAGACGAATTTCGGGATCTTCCCGCCGATCAGGTCGCGGAAAAGGCCATCAGCCGGCTGAATTTCCATTACCGGCGCCTGCTCGACGTGAGCGATCTCGATCTGCTCCGGCAAGCTGTGCTGGACGGTGAAATGGACGTGGTCAAGCTTCTGGAGGACGCGATGGCTGCAGTGGCGAAACTCCAGAAGGACGAGTTCGCCCGCGAGCTGAAATGGCGTCTGGGAAAGCTCTGA
- a CDS encoding HAD hydrolase family protein: MRLKVLAFDYDGTLTVDGTLSDVTWAALERARSAGYVLLLVTGRILDRLPDRVRHADLFAAIVAENGAVVSFSARRSVALPFGRLPPALVEALMALDQPIERGLALVATWEPHSWAVEEVLRQAGGGAVIEFNKGAVMVLPPGATKGAGLQYALGELGYSLHNTLACGDAENDHSMFVMAEVAVAVANASASVQAQADAVMAGAADEGVRALIGALLGDSPMLALRSRVDRDLRLGVDAAGQAVAIPADLLVGGTLGIVGASRSGKSWLAGLVLEQISGLGYQCCVIDPEGDYRTLRALPHVLVLGGDESRLPDVVTVLTILEYTTVSVVLDFSLYAAGARDAYVAALLRGLRALRHARGRPHWILIDELQNLCQQEGGELAHELHLGAQEGGLAFVAYRPSQLPAALLSAAGNWLLTPLRLPEELATMAGVLTAQGQDAALCTVLPQLSRGDAVLCSVEADAVRCAAFRAVGRASAHVRHLHKYLLAPLPADKQFCFRDALGRACGQAASLWEFREALHMVATASLQFHLLRGDFEAWVSGVLRDEPLAGRLRKLAHAGLTGEVLRGQLVEVVDDRYAELERLT; the protein is encoded by the coding sequence ATGCGGCTGAAGGTTCTGGCCTTCGATTACGACGGCACCCTGACGGTGGACGGCACGCTGTCGGACGTGACCTGGGCGGCGCTGGAGCGGGCCAGGTCGGCCGGGTACGTTCTCCTGCTGGTGACCGGCCGCATTCTGGACCGGCTGCCCGACCGGGTGCGCCACGCGGACCTGTTTGCGGCGATCGTGGCGGAGAACGGTGCTGTGGTGTCGTTCTCCGCCCGGCGTTCCGTGGCGCTGCCGTTCGGTCGCCTCCCCCCGGCGCTGGTCGAGGCCCTGATGGCGCTGGATCAGCCGATCGAGCGGGGACTGGCGCTGGTGGCGACGTGGGAACCGCACAGCTGGGCTGTCGAGGAGGTGCTGCGCCAGGCCGGGGGCGGCGCTGTGATCGAGTTCAACAAGGGCGCCGTGATGGTGCTGCCGCCCGGCGCCACCAAGGGCGCGGGGTTGCAGTACGCACTGGGAGAACTCGGGTACAGCCTGCACAACACGCTGGCGTGCGGCGACGCCGAGAACGACCACAGCATGTTCGTGATGGCCGAGGTGGCGGTGGCGGTGGCGAACGCCAGCGCGTCCGTGCAGGCGCAGGCGGACGCCGTGATGGCCGGGGCAGCGGACGAGGGCGTCCGAGCGCTGATCGGGGCGCTGCTGGGCGACTCTCCGATGCTGGCGCTGCGCTCGCGGGTGGACCGTGACCTGCGCCTGGGCGTCGACGCCGCCGGTCAGGCCGTGGCCATTCCCGCCGACCTGCTGGTGGGGGGCACTCTGGGCATCGTGGGTGCGAGCCGCAGCGGGAAATCCTGGCTGGCAGGTCTGGTGCTCGAGCAGATCTCGGGACTGGGCTATCAGTGCTGTGTGATCGATCCCGAGGGGGATTACCGCACGTTGCGCGCCCTGCCGCACGTGCTGGTGCTGGGCGGGGACGAATCGCGCCTGCCGGATGTGGTGACCGTGCTGACGATCCTGGAGTACACCACGGTGAGCGTGGTGCTGGATTTCTCGCTGTACGCCGCCGGGGCGCGTGACGCGTACGTCGCGGCGCTGCTCCGTGGCCTGCGGGCCCTGCGCCACGCCCGCGGACGGCCGCACTGGATCCTGATCGATGAACTGCAGAACCTGTGCCAGCAGGAGGGCGGGGAGCTGGCGCACGAGCTGCATCTCGGGGCGCAGGAAGGCGGCCTCGCGTTCGTCGCGTACCGGCCGTCGCAGTTGCCGGCCGCGCTGCTCTCGGCGGCCGGCAACTGGCTGCTGACGCCGCTGCGGCTGCCCGAGGAACTGGCAACCATGGCGGGGGTGCTGACTGCCCAGGGGCAGGACGCCGCGCTGTGCACCGTGTTGCCACAGCTGTCCAGGGGGGACGCCGTGCTGTGCAGCGTCGAGGCGGACGCGGTCCGGTGCGCGGCGTTCCGGGCTGTCGGCCGGGCGAGCGCGCATGTCCGCCACCTGCACAAGTACCTGCTGGCCCCGCTGCCAGCCGACAAGCAATTCTGCTTCCGGGACGCCCTGGGCCGGGCATGTGGTCAGGCCGCGTCACTGTGGGAATTCCGGGAAGCGCTGCACATGGTCGCTACCGCATCGTTGCAGTTCCACCTGCTGCGCGGCGACTTCGAGGCGTGGGTAAGCGGCGTCCTGCGGGATGAGCCGCTCGCCGGCCGGCTGCGCAAACTCGCCCATGCCGGCCTGACGGGGGAGGTGCTGCGCGGCCAGCTGGTCGAGGTCGTGGACGACCGGTACGCCGAACTTGAACGCCTGACCTGA
- a CDS encoding KGG domain-containing protein, with translation MTGNSNGKGGNSNSGGGNGSSGGGNNSNSGGGNNGGGGEGRGFAGMDPERQREIAAEGGRAAHASGNAHEFTSEEAREAGRHSHDNDGKSGGGSSGGQGGSGGSGGGGQGGGSGQRGGSSEQHAEAGRQSHKND, from the coding sequence ATGACTGGGAATTCGAACGGCAAGGGCGGTAACTCGAACAGCGGTGGCGGAAACGGCTCCAGCGGCGGCGGAAACAACTCGAACAGTGGTGGCGGGAACAACGGCGGCGGCGGCGAAGGCCGCGGCTTCGCCGGGATGGACCCTGAACGGCAGCGCGAAATCGCCGCAGAAGGCGGCCGCGCGGCCCACGCGAGCGGCAACGCGCACGAGTTCACCAGCGAGGAAGCCCGTGAAGCAGGCCGTCACAGCCACGACAACGACGGCAAGAGCGGCGGTGGCAGCAGCGGCGGCCAGGGTGGCAGTGGCGGCAGCGGCGGTGGCGGCCAGGGCGGCGGCAGCGGCCAGCGTGGCGGCAGCAGCGAACAGCACGCCGAAGCCGGACGCCAGAGCCACAAGAACGACTGA
- a CDS encoding SDR family oxidoreductase, producing MPHDPSDTAATESSSTTRRRVLGKIGTGLAATFASPALALQGGAVTPGTGIRQPAQSIKRDPTTQYPRPPFPKQSQPWPGLTSHMTPRPDHGETSYQGSGRLTGRKALITGGDSGIGRAVAIAYAREGADVAINYLPAEESDAQEVIALIRAAGRKALAIPGDIRSEAFCQQLVARAVQGLGGLDILVSNAARQHQVPSILDLTTELFDWTLKTNLYAMFWITKAAVPHFQPGACIIVTASEQAYDPSPNLLDYAQTKAAQVAFTKLLSKQLIPRGIRVNAVAPGPIWTPLQPSGGQDPAKLPQFGADTPIGRAGQPAELAAAYVTLASQESSYATGQVYGVNGGHAQP from the coding sequence ATGCCGCACGATCCCAGCGACACCGCCGCGACCGAATCTTCCAGCACGACCCGCCGCCGGGTTCTGGGCAAGATCGGCACAGGACTGGCCGCGACCTTCGCCTCGCCCGCGCTGGCCCTGCAAGGCGGCGCCGTCACCCCGGGCACTGGCATCCGCCAACCCGCCCAGTCCATCAAGCGCGATCCGACCACTCAGTATCCTCGGCCGCCGTTTCCGAAGCAGAGCCAGCCGTGGCCGGGCCTGACCAGTCACATGACGCCCCGCCCTGACCACGGCGAGACCTCTTACCAGGGCAGCGGCCGCCTGACCGGCCGCAAGGCGCTGATCACCGGCGGCGACAGCGGCATTGGCCGGGCAGTCGCCATCGCGTACGCGCGTGAAGGAGCGGACGTCGCCATCAACTACCTGCCTGCAGAGGAAAGCGACGCCCAGGAGGTCATCGCCCTGATCCGCGCGGCCGGACGCAAGGCACTCGCCATCCCCGGCGACATCCGCAGTGAGGCCTTCTGCCAGCAGCTCGTCGCTCGGGCGGTGCAGGGCCTGGGCGGGCTGGATATTCTGGTCAGCAACGCTGCCCGGCAGCACCAGGTGCCGTCCATCCTCGACCTGACCACCGAACTGTTCGACTGGACGCTGAAGACGAACCTGTATGCCATGTTCTGGATCACCAAAGCGGCTGTGCCGCACTTTCAGCCCGGCGCGTGCATCATCGTCACGGCCAGCGAGCAGGCGTACGATCCGTCGCCGAACCTGCTGGACTACGCGCAGACCAAGGCGGCACAGGTCGCCTTCACCAAGCTGCTCTCTAAGCAGCTGATTCCCCGGGGCATCCGCGTGAACGCCGTGGCGCCCGGACCCATCTGGACGCCCCTGCAACCCAGCGGCGGCCAGGACCCCGCCAAGTTGCCGCAGTTCGGCGCCGACACGCCGATCGGCCGCGCGGGCCAGCCGGCCGAGCTGGCTGCCGCGTACGTGACCTTGGCGTCCCAGGAGTCCAGCTACGCCACTGGCCAGGTGTACGGCGTCAACGGCGGTCACGCCCAGCCCTGA
- a CDS encoding DUF2382 domain-containing protein gives MPDDTALPPDPDAAPERQLIELREEVLNVEKRREVYAHATVRRERRVRTEVVQLELVTEVLVITAAPGGPAVLVDGAALAPGETREIVLYRETALPGKEVVVTQEVHLGKDRHIRPYTADVELAYEELVVNQLPTEGDPP, from the coding sequence ATGCCCGACGACACCGCCCTCCCGCCGGACCCGGACGCAGCTCCCGAACGCCAGCTCATCGAGCTGCGCGAGGAGGTGCTGAACGTCGAGAAGCGCCGCGAGGTCTACGCCCACGCCACGGTGCGGCGCGAACGCCGCGTCCGGACGGAAGTCGTGCAGCTGGAACTCGTCACCGAGGTGCTGGTGATCACGGCCGCGCCCGGTGGTCCGGCGGTGCTGGTCGACGGTGCGGCGCTGGCGCCGGGCGAAACGCGCGAGATCGTGCTGTACCGCGAGACCGCCCTCCCTGGCAAGGAGGTGGTGGTGACCCAGGAAGTCCACCTCGGCAAAGACCGCCACATCCGGCCGTACACCGCCGACGTCGAACTCGCATACGAGGAACTGGTCGTGAACCAGCTGCCCACGGAAGGAGACCCACCATGA
- a CDS encoding PRC and DUF2382 domain-containing protein has product MATLIPLSQLVRDHNYDLSGVFDPTGLPAYAGNDKVGTVRGALSEDGGRLRYLILDVGGWFSAKEVLVPVGLARIEDDGVYVDSMTKDQVKAMSAYHEGQEYTYDTQVADERVLRGSAETVPLVSMPGGQYDYRDHDAADTMYKTPQRLRLLEERLQVNKQRAVAGSVEIGKRVETRTENVNVGLEHEELVIERTPVSEPRPVDGTVRLGDASETVRVDLEAETAQLNKQAFVTEEVEIGKRTVTEQQTLSDTVGREVLDVTKTGDVVLDGETPRTATDGRAITADDTATATTDGAAERR; this is encoded by the coding sequence ATGGCCACCCTGATTCCTTTGTCCCAGCTTGTCCGCGACCACAACTACGACCTGAGCGGCGTCTTCGACCCCACGGGCCTGCCCGCGTATGCCGGCAACGACAAGGTCGGCACCGTGCGCGGCGCCCTGAGCGAGGACGGCGGCCGCCTGCGCTACCTGATCCTGGACGTCGGCGGGTGGTTCTCCGCCAAGGAGGTGCTCGTGCCAGTCGGCCTGGCCCGCATCGAGGACGACGGCGTGTATGTGGACTCCATGACCAAGGATCAGGTCAAGGCCATGAGCGCGTACCACGAGGGCCAGGAGTACACCTACGACACCCAGGTCGCCGACGAGCGCGTCCTGCGCGGCTCGGCCGAGACGGTGCCGCTGGTGTCCATGCCCGGCGGTCAGTACGACTACCGTGACCACGACGCGGCCGACACGATGTACAAGACCCCGCAGCGGCTGCGGCTCCTCGAGGAACGCCTGCAGGTGAACAAGCAGCGTGCGGTGGCGGGCAGCGTGGAGATCGGCAAGCGTGTCGAGACGCGCACCGAGAACGTCAACGTGGGCCTGGAGCACGAGGAACTCGTGATCGAGCGCACGCCGGTGAGCGAGCCGCGTCCGGTGGATGGCACGGTTCGCCTGGGTGACGCCAGCGAAACGGTGCGGGTGGACCTAGAAGCAGAAACGGCCCAGCTGAACAAGCAGGCCTTCGTCACCGAGGAAGTGGAGATCGGCAAGCGCACCGTGACCGAGCAGCAGACGCTCAGCGATACCGTGGGCCGCGAAGTGCTGGACGTCACCAAGACCGGCGACGTGGTCCTGGACGGCGAGACGCCCCGCACGGCCACCGACGGGCGGGCCATCACCGCGGACGATACGGCCACGGCCACCACCGACGGCGCGGCAGAGCGCCGCTGA
- a CDS encoding SDR family oxidoreductase has translation MADSTAPERAPVSQFPTSPPPETQQREPGSEAQMQLAPIVIRESYRGSGKLEGKVALITGGDSGIGRAVAVHFAHEGADVAVAYLDEHEDARATRQMVEDVGRRCVLLAGDIGDPAFCRDAVEGTVRDLGGLNILVNNAAEQHPQEDLTDITPEQLERTFRTNIFAMFYLTQAALPHLRRGDAIINTTSVTAYKGSPQLLDYSSTKGAIVAFTRSLSGNLAKRGVRVNAVAPGPIWTPLIPSTFDEKRVEEHGQSTPLERLGQPADVAPAYVFLASDDGAYITGQVIHPNGGDVVNG, from the coding sequence ATGGCTGATTCCACCGCGCCCGAACGTGCGCCCGTCTCGCAGTTCCCGACCAGCCCCCCACCCGAAACGCAGCAGCGGGAACCCGGCAGCGAAGCGCAGATGCAGCTTGCGCCCATCGTCATCCGCGAGTCCTACCGGGGCAGCGGGAAGCTCGAGGGCAAGGTCGCCCTGATCACCGGGGGCGACAGCGGCATCGGACGCGCTGTCGCTGTCCATTTCGCCCATGAGGGCGCCGACGTCGCTGTCGCGTACCTCGACGAGCACGAGGACGCCCGCGCGACCCGGCAGATGGTCGAAGACGTGGGCCGCCGCTGCGTGCTGCTGGCCGGCGACATCGGTGATCCGGCGTTCTGCCGGGACGCCGTCGAAGGCACGGTCCGCGACCTGGGGGGCCTCAACATCCTGGTGAACAACGCGGCCGAGCAGCACCCGCAGGAGGACCTCACCGACATCACGCCCGAGCAGCTCGAACGCACCTTCCGCACCAACATCTTCGCGATGTTCTACCTCACCCAGGCCGCCCTGCCGCACCTCCGGCGGGGCGACGCGATCATCAACACCACCAGCGTGACCGCGTACAAGGGCAGCCCGCAGCTGCTGGACTACTCCAGCACCAAGGGCGCCATCGTCGCCTTCACGCGCAGCCTGAGCGGCAACCTCGCCAAGCGCGGCGTGCGCGTGAATGCGGTCGCGCCCGGCCCGATCTGGACGCCCCTGATTCCCAGCACCTTCGACGAGAAACGCGTCGAGGAGCACGGCCAGTCCACGCCACTCGAGCGGCTGGGGCAGCCGGCGGACGTGGCCCCGGCCTACGTCTTCCTGGCCAGCGACGACGGCGCCTACATCACCGGTCAGGTTATCCACCCGAACGGCGGCGACGTCGTGAACGGCTGA
- a CDS encoding C1 family peptidase has protein sequence MRALQRLALASLTLGVLAACGGGGSPKPGPDTVFTDANAWSGAAPSDAEVVSADEFRQRVGSGELAVISSATLEAQRAAREQQFQTDRSFLQGVTDPSPTLKSLLQEAAGASAFEGDRPVKRPDGQTVVLFGLGSQLREVAETERRAQSVANALDDYRLSYSLLAPDLAAQLPAPDTLQGAPLAEVQAALESLEALLGAHPTALKAARLEPGGGLGPQAIAPGNGTDNNGPCTPTNYVKRYWFPLKNFVSPVKNQASRGTCWAFTAIGALESRERVQNDNPADLSEQFLVNKVKQDWDANDYSDGYWSERALDTAADKGQAMPPEGSWTYNGATSRPSVKDGDSGSYANTCSGYTGTCSDTAHESRRVCSTFIFTVCSYVRVTFGGPGVASSKTVQVWKSGNAFDLARLRQYLSSGHVLMASFPVYKGFMDDVTNNGVVSNYKTTKLDDKGKEVDGSYGGHAVQIVGFLSNADLTSFGTTPNIGGGGYFIIKNSWGCNAGDAGYYYVPADYVSQRFTSLSVLNFDTRRSDAWTREQATPGGSEAPSIEIRSPSVLADLRVEKDLTSAFKITHAVAKSVTLTVTSDRDGTVYTGPWSTDSSALFGSTLKYSFGSVGTRTLTLVARYGTRQASATMTVTVVNTAPTISLAFSGDPHQSEDYPIVAQIVDPNEADVTRLCTNTTWSVDAPDTLSATSGCAVKVKFGATGSRQVRVSTRDSEGQTASRTLTLNVLPPSVNPYPRVVSSGVYARDFNANLRLCYDRTVGSGATIDLREKGCRQTVVLPEPQRYSAQVQVENPSGEALKYDWTLYVTDNAGERPLYVTRGSASAEFPLYPYKNAVEVTNNCRITVTVNAPDPTRSKTLTVWTGRCTYYSTYIG, from the coding sequence GTGAGGGCGCTGCAGCGCCTGGCGCTGGCCAGCCTGACCCTGGGGGTGCTGGCCGCGTGTGGGGGAGGCGGCAGTCCTAAGCCCGGCCCAGATACCGTCTTCACAGACGCCAACGCGTGGAGCGGCGCCGCGCCCTCCGACGCCGAGGTCGTCAGCGCGGACGAGTTCCGCCAGCGCGTGGGGTCGGGTGAACTCGCGGTGATCAGCTCGGCCACCCTGGAGGCCCAGCGCGCGGCGCGCGAACAGCAGTTCCAGACCGACCGCTCATTTCTCCAGGGCGTCACCGATCCGTCGCCCACCCTGAAGAGTCTGCTGCAGGAGGCGGCCGGCGCGTCCGCCTTCGAGGGCGACCGCCCGGTGAAACGGCCGGACGGTCAGACGGTCGTGCTGTTCGGGCTGGGGTCCCAGCTGCGCGAGGTCGCCGAGACCGAACGCCGTGCCCAGAGCGTGGCGAACGCCCTGGACGACTACCGCCTGAGCTACTCGCTGCTGGCCCCGGATCTGGCCGCGCAGCTGCCCGCCCCGGATACCCTCCAGGGCGCTCCGCTCGCGGAGGTGCAGGCGGCGCTGGAAAGCCTGGAAGCCCTGCTGGGGGCGCATCCCACCGCCCTGAAGGCGGCGCGGCTGGAACCGGGCGGGGGCCTGGGCCCGCAGGCCATCGCCCCGGGCAACGGCACCGACAACAACGGCCCGTGCACGCCCACGAACTACGTGAAGCGCTACTGGTTCCCGCTCAAGAATTTCGTCAGTCCGGTCAAAAATCAGGCCAGCCGCGGCACGTGCTGGGCGTTTACCGCCATCGGGGCGCTCGAGAGCCGCGAGCGGGTGCAGAACGACAACCCCGCCGACCTCTCGGAACAGTTCCTGGTGAACAAGGTCAAGCAGGACTGGGACGCGAACGACTACTCCGACGGCTACTGGTCCGAGCGGGCGCTGGACACCGCTGCGGACAAGGGGCAGGCCATGCCGCCCGAGGGCAGCTGGACGTACAACGGCGCGACCAGCCGGCCTTCGGTCAAGGACGGTGACAGCGGCTCGTACGCCAACACCTGCAGCGGCTACACCGGAACGTGCTCCGACACCGCGCACGAGAGCCGCCGGGTGTGCTCGACCTTCATCTTCACGGTGTGCAGCTACGTCCGCGTGACCTTCGGCGGACCCGGTGTGGCGTCCTCGAAGACGGTCCAGGTCTGGAAGAGCGGCAACGCCTTCGACCTCGCCCGGCTGCGCCAGTACCTGTCGAGCGGTCACGTGCTGATGGCCAGCTTCCCCGTCTACAAGGGCTTCATGGACGACGTGACGAACAATGGCGTGGTCAGCAACTACAAGACCACCAAGCTCGACGACAAGGGTAAGGAAGTCGACGGCTCCTACGGCGGCCACGCGGTCCAGATCGTGGGCTTCCTCAGCAACGCCGACCTCACGTCCTTCGGCACCACGCCCAACATCGGCGGCGGCGGGTACTTCATCATCAAGAACTCGTGGGGCTGCAACGCGGGCGACGCCGGGTACTACTATGTGCCCGCCGACTACGTCAGCCAGCGCTTCACGTCGCTGAGCGTGCTGAACTTCGACACGCGGCGCAGTGACGCGTGGACCCGCGAGCAGGCCACGCCAGGCGGCTCGGAAGCGCCCAGCATCGAGATCCGTTCTCCGAGCGTGCTGGCCGACCTGCGCGTCGAGAAGGACCTGACCTCCGCCTTCAAGATCACGCACGCTGTCGCCAAGAGCGTCACGCTGACGGTGACCTCGGACAGGGACGGCACGGTCTACACCGGCCCGTGGAGCACCGATTCCTCGGCGCTGTTCGGCTCGACCCTGAAGTACAGCTTCGGCAGCGTCGGCACGCGCACCCTGACCCTCGTGGCCCGGTACGGTACGCGTCAGGCCAGCGCCACCATGACCGTGACAGTGGTGAACACGGCGCCCACCATTTCCCTCGCGTTCTCTGGCGATCCGCACCAGAGTGAGGATTATCCCATCGTCGCCCAGATCGTGGACCCCAACGAGGCCGACGTGACCCGCCTGTGCACGAACACCACCTGGAGCGTGGACGCGCCCGACACGCTCTCCGCCACGAGCGGCTGCGCGGTGAAGGTGAAGTTCGGCGCCACCGGCTCCCGTCAGGTGCGGGTGTCCACCCGGGACAGCGAGGGCCAGACCGCTTCGCGGACACTCACCCTGAACGTGCTGCCGCCGTCGGTCAATCCCTATCCGCGCGTCGTGTCGTCCGGGGTCTACGCGCGTGACTTCAACGCCAACCTGCGGCTGTGCTACGACCGCACGGTCGGCAGCGGCGCCACCATCGACCTGCGCGAGAAGGGCTGCCGGCAGACCGTGGTCCTGCCCGAACCGCAGCGGTACTCCGCCCAGGTGCAGGTCGAGAACCCCTCGGGCGAGGCGCTGAAATACGACTGGACGCTGTACGTCACGGACAACGCCGGCGAACGCCCCCTGTACGTGACCCGCGGTTCGGCCAGCGCCGAGTTCCCGCTGTACCCCTACAAGAACGCGGTCGAGGTGACCAACAACTGCCGGATCACCGTGACCGTCAACGCCCCTGATCCCACCCGCAGCAAGACCCTGACGGTATGGACGGGCCGCTGCACGTACTACTCCACGTACATCGGCTAA